The following proteins come from a genomic window of Kitasatospora sp. NBC_01246:
- a CDS encoding CU044_2847 family protein, whose amino-acid sequence MAYLVELPVGAADGRSDIVKVEIEQAAEGLVQVARPGQVVARATRSLGELLAGVRPVAQDFVDGFRGMVHAPDEIGIEFGLSLSAEADVIISSTSAQANFKVSLTWHRSPVDEPGGGVEPAAEPAP is encoded by the coding sequence ATGGCATATCTCGTCGAGCTGCCGGTCGGTGCGGCGGACGGCCGGTCGGACATCGTGAAGGTCGAGATCGAGCAGGCCGCGGAGGGCCTGGTGCAGGTCGCCCGGCCGGGGCAGGTGGTGGCCCGTGCCACCCGGTCCCTGGGTGAGCTGCTGGCCGGGGTGCGGCCGGTGGCGCAGGACTTCGTCGATGGGTTCCGGGGCATGGTCCACGCGCCGGACGAGATCGGCATCGAGTTCGGACTGTCGTTGTCCGCCGAGGCGGACGTGATCATCTCCAGTACCTCGGCCCAGGCCAATTTCAAGGTCTCGCTGACCTGGCACCGGTCCCCGGTCGACGAACCGGGCGGGGGTGTCGAGCCGGCGGCGGAGCCCGCGCCGTGA